agagtacagaaacccactcacagctttggccacacttgatcttgttcttacttatggcgtgctgacattgagcatttgaacgtcttcccacagaatcctcttctgtcagaccacaacctcataacttttgaatttatactacggtgtactccgttagtcaaaagtttctacactagatgtctaactgatagtgctgtagctaaatttaaagaagcgattccttctgtatttgattcgataccacgtctcaatataacagaggactcctggtctaactttagtccgtcccagattgatcatcttgttgacagtgccataggctctctgagaatgacactggactatgattcatgtgttagagctgcattctctcaactgaccaccaggtggtgactcctctggttgtatagaagtctatgattcatgtgttaaagctgaattatctctcctggccaccagggggcgactcttctggttgtatagaagtctatgcttcatgtgttgaagctgcattctctctcctgaccaccagggggcgactcctctggttgtatagaagtctatccttcatgtgttagagctgcattctctctactgaccaccagggggcgactcctctggttgtatagaagtctatgcttcatgtgttgaagctgcattctctctcctgaccaccagggggcgactcctctggttgtatagaagtctatccttcatgtgttagagctgcattctctctactgaccaccagggggcgactcctctggttgtatagaagtctatgcttcatgtgttagagctgcattctctctactgaccaccagggggcgactcctctggttgtatagaagtctatgcttcatgtgttagagctgcattttctctcctgaccaccagggggtgactcctctggttgtatagaagtctatgattcatgtgttaaagctgcattctctcaactgaccaccagggggtgactcctctggttgtatagaagtctatgattcatgtgttaaagctgaattatctctcctggccaccagggggcgactcctctggttgtatagaagtctatgcttcatgtgttgaagctgcattctctctcctgaccaccagggggctcctctggttgtatagaagtctatataatgactctctACGACCTCATTAGTGAGAATACGTTGACTCTCCGTCCGGATGTTTCTGATGTCAAATGTCTCTGTTGCTGCTCATCGTCAAGGTGACGGCGGGGTAACCGTGGTAACGGTCTAGAGGATGTGAAAGGTGCAACATGTCTTTATTTGTCTCTAAAGATTCTGACACTAAAGTGTTAATCTAAGAGCTCTTTCATCACACTAAGAAAcaatagagaagaagaagaagaaggaggaggaggaggaggaggaggagaagaaagtgaaggagaagaagaagaaggaggaggagaagaaagagaaggagaatgagaagaagaagaaggagtaggagaagaagaaagagaaggagaagaagaatgagaagaagaagaagaagaaggaggaggagaagaagaagaaggaggaggaggagaagaacaagaagacaaaggaggaggaggtggaggaggagaagaagaagaagatgaaggaggaggaggaggagaagaagaagatacatCATCTTCTAAATGAACACAGTCTTATTAACATTCATATTATTTCTGCTCAGCATTCATTCATAATGTTTGAGTCTTTgattaaaaacagaataaagTGACGTAATGAAGGTGCAGTACACCTCCCCTCCTCCGGGCGGCGCAGTGAGACGAGCAGATCGGTAACGCTGCGTGGACTCACGACACCATGACGCCCCCGGTGGCCACAGCCTGGAACTGACtccaggaggcaggaggaggttcTCTAAAGAGGTTCTCCCTGATATGAACATCACCGCTGTGGGACTAATAacggctacccccccccccacacacacacacacatttcactccccccccccccccgctggtcGTGGTTATTGATGTTGTCGTGCAGCTATATTTGGGTTTGTTTGCCGCTAAGAGGTTAAAACTAATGCAGAATGTGTCGAGCCGTGATCAGGATATGACGATGTCACCGTTACGCCGTGAGGAGGAGACGACCTCGTTAAACGCCGAGTCGCTCCAGGAACGCGGCCTTTGTGGAAATAATGGCTGCCTAATGGTGTCAGTGATACCTCCGTGTTTATGGAGGCAATTGCCTTTAGTTTAATATTCATAATGACATAATAACACAATTACGACACGCGAGCGCTATGCCGCCTCCCACTAGTTCATTCAGGTCTGGTATGTTTACATAAATGTATTATACACACGTTATCATGAGAGTGGCTGGCAATggaggttgtatagaagtctatgcttcacgtgttaaagctgcattctctctcctggccaccagggggcgactcctctggttgtatagaagtctatgtttcatgtgttgaagctgcattctctctcctgaccaccagggggtgactcctctggttgtatagaagtctatatagtgactctgcttctcttgatgtattccctcagtaaacatgagtttatgtctcagtctctagtctctagtcttcttctatacagcatgatgtcatcatttatactttatggtctgtagagtcaacagaccatgaagcagggggcgctttaggggcggggcttaatgtgattgacaggtctctactcCACTTTGattttaacaataatataacattaCAATATGTTGAATAATAGTATGTacacatgtttttattcatatttttttgccTATTGGgtggaatatttaaaaaatatatattctatgcatcatattatatttacatatatttatatatatatatgtttatatatacatatataatatacatatagaaatTCATTCAGCTTAAAATGTGCTCATTCAAGCGTCgagtcgctcctcctcctctcgcctcatCAGGCAAGCGGATAGGACAaaaacaggagtgtgtgtgtgtgtgtgtgtgtgagtgtttgtgtgtgtgagtgtgtgtgtgtttgcatgtgtgtgtgtgtgtgtgtgtgagtgtttgtgtgtgtgagtgtgtgtgtgtgtgtctgagtgtgtgtgtttgtgtgtttgtgtgtgtgtgtgtatgtgtgtgtgtgtgtgtgtgtgtgtgtgtgtgtgtgtgtgtgtgtgtgtgtgtgtatgagtataTAACAGCAGCCagtcggaggagagagagggaaagaccacagcctcctgagtgacgctcctcctgctcccgcGCGGCTCCGATCCGTCGCGTTCCCGCCGACTCACCTTTCCTCTtcgctccttcctcctcctcttcctcacacctcttttcttcttcttctttttacttaTTAACCGAAGcggagggacgagaggaggcTCGTCGGACCGAGAgtcacggcggcggcggcagatcTCGGaagataacattttattttgtcgcTGACCGGGACGAGTATTATTCATACGATgggataaattaaaaaaacggaCCAAAAAACCCAACCGGATCCAGTTTGACCATGAACGCCACGGGGGACGACGGGCTCCTCCTCGGCTTCCGCAACCGGAGCCGAGCCTCGGGCGCCGCCCCCTCGCCGGCCCTCGGGGGCCGCGCCCCCTCCCCCGCGGGGTGCTCCGAGCAGCTGCCGATCTCCACCGAGGTCTTCCTCGCCCTGGGCGTGGTCAGCCTGCTGGAGAACGTCCTGGTGGTCGCCGCCATCGCCAAGAACAAGAACCTCCACTCGCCCATGTACCTCTTCATCTGCAGCCTCGCCGTGGCCGACATGCTGGTCAGCGTGTCCAACGCCTCCGAGACCGTGGTCATCGCGCTCATCGACGGCGGCGGCCTCGCCGTCCCCGCGCCGCTCGTCAAGAGCCTGGACAACGTGTTCGACTCGCTGATCTGCAGCTCGCTGCTGGCGTCCATCTGGAGCCTGCTGGCCATCGCCGTGGACCGCTACGTCACCATCTTCTACGCGCTGCGCTACCACAGCATCGTGACGCTGCGGCGCGCCCTGCTGGCCGTCGGCGGCATCTGGACGTGCTGCGCGGCGTGCGGCGTCCTCTTCATCGTGTACTCGGAGAGCGCCGCGGTGCTCGTCTGCCTCATCGCCATGTTCTTCGCCATGCTGGCGCTCATGGCCTCGCTGTACGTGCACATGTTCCTGCTGGCGCGGCTGCACGTGAGGCGCATCGCGGCGTTGCCCGGCAACGCGCCGGTCCGCCAGCGGGCCAACATGAAGGGCGCCGTCACGCTCACCATCCTGCTCGGCGTGTTCGTGGTGTGCTGGGCGCCGTTCTTCCTGCACCTCGTCCTCATGCTCGCCTGCCCCAGGAACCCGTACTGCGCCTGCTTCATGTCGCACTTCAACATGTACCTCATCCTCATCATGTGCAACTCCGTCATCGACCCCGTCATCTACGCCTTCCGGAGCCGGGAGATGAGGAAGACCTTCAGGGAGATCTGCTGCTGCTCGCAcggcctgctgtgtgtgtgagggggcggggccttgaGGTCTTCATCCGTCAGTCGAAGGGGGGGGAGGTCTTCATCCGTCAGTCGAAGGGGGAGGTCTCCATCCGTCAGTCGAAGGGGGGAGGTCTTCATCCATCAGTCGAAGGGGAGGTCTTCATCCGTCAGTCGAAGGGGAGGTCTTCATCCGTCAGTCGAAGGGGGTCTTCATCCATCAGTCGAAGGGGAGGTCTTCATCCGTCAGTCGAAGGGGGTCTTCATCCATCAGTCAAAGGGGAGGTCTTCATCCGTCAGTCGAAGGGGGGTCTTCATCCGTCAGTCGAAGGGGAGGTCTTCATCCATCAGTCGAAGGGGAGGTCTTCATTCGTCAGTCGAAGGGGGGGGGCTTTGAGGTCTTCATCCGTCAgtcgaaggggggggggaggtcttcATCCGTCAGTCGAAGGGGAGGTCTTCATCCGTCAGTCGAAGGGGGGTCTTCATCCATCAGTCGAAGGGGAGGTCTTCATCCGTCAGTCGAAGGGGGGTCTTCATCCGTCAGTCGAAGGGGAGGTCTTCATTCGTCAGTCGAAGGGGAGGTCTTCATCCGTCAGTCGAAGGGGAGGTCTTCATTCGTCAGTCGAAGGGGGGGGCATCCGTCAGTCGAGGGGGGCTTTCATCCGTCAGTCGAAGGGGAGGTCTTCATCCATCAGTCGAAGGGGAGGTCTTCATCCATCAGTCGAGGGGGGTCTTCATCCGTCAGGGGGGGTCTTCATCCGTCAGTCGAAGGGGAGGTCTTCATCCATCAGTCGAGGGGGGTCTTCATCCGTCAGTCGAAGGGGGGTCTTCATCCGTCAGTCGAAGGGGGTCTTCATCCATCAGTCGAAGGGGAGTTCTTCATCCGTCAGTCGAAGGGGAGGTCTTCATCCGTCAGTCGAAGGGGGTCTTCATCCGTCAGTCGAAGGGGTCTTCATCCGTCAGTCGAAGGGGGGTCTTCATCCGTCAGTCGAAGGGGGTCTTCATCCATCAGTCGAAGGGGAGGTCTTCATCCATCAGTCGAAGGGGAGGTCTTCATCCATCAGTCGAAGGGGGTCTTCATCCGTCAGTCGAAGGGGAGTTCTTCATCCGTCAGTCGAAGGGGGTCTTCATCCATCAGTCGAAGGGGAGGTCTTCATCCATCAGTCGAAGGGGGTCTTTATCCGTCAGTCGAAGGGGGGTCTTCATCCGTCAGTCGAAGGGGAGGTCTTCATCCATCAGTCGAAGGGGGGTCTTCATCCGTCAGTCGAAGGGGGAGGTCTTCATCCATCAGTCGAAGGGGAGGTCTTCATCCGTCAGTCGAAGGGGAGGTCTTCATCCGTCAGTCGAAGGGGAGGTCTTCATCCATCAGTCGAAGGGGGTCTTCATCCGTCAGTCGAAGGGGAGGTCTTCATCCATCAGTCGAGGGGGGTCTTCATCCGTCAGTCGAAGGGGGGGGAGGTCTTCATCCGTCAGTCGAAGGGGGGAGGGTCTTCATCCGTCAGTCGAAGGGGGGAGGGTCTTCATCCGTCAGTCgaagggggggggtcttcatcCGTCAGTCGAGCCCCGAGCTGATGATGATTGATGagaagggcggggggggggggggcgtttacAGACGCCTTGTAATATAGAGAACATGAAGGtgacatctggaaccgaaaacggttcttcagagggatgccACAGAGGAaccgtttctggttccacaaagaacctttcaaaccatggttctgtaaagaaccatgtccttaaagattTCTTTAAATAACGGATAacgatgtctcaaagaaccttaaaaacatggttcttaaaggcaccatatatggttccacagagaacatttcaaaccagggttcttcaagtaaccatttccttaaagagttcttcaaataacgtctcaaagaaccttagaaaagtgttctttaaggaacaatttccttaaagagttcttcaaagaacccataaatgtgtcttaaagaacctacacattttttctctctctaaggcaccatttatggttccataaagaacctttcaaaccagggttctttaaagaaccatttccttaaggagctcttcaaagaacctataaatgtgtctcaaagaaccttaataaaatggttctttaaggccccatttatggttcctaaaacaacctttcaaaccagggttaattaaagaacctataaaggtgcctcatacaaaaaggttcttcagtaggtgatggttctgcgtagaaccacaaagcctttaaagaaccatatatggATATTTATCGTCTCTCCATCAGCTCGTATCCAGACGTTCACTTCAGAGACTACGCTCAATCTGTTCTGTCGTGTGGTTCAAAgaccctgaaggcaccacgtgACCCGATGATGGGATTCAAATGTCACGCGTGGCGCAGCAGAACAGAAACGCCAGAGTACTCGGTATACAGAGTACTTGGTGAGCAGAGTACTTAGTAATCAGAGTACTTGGTAAACAGAGAACTTGGTATACAGAGAACTTGGTAAACAGAGTACATGATAAACAGAGTACTTGGTAATCAGAGTACTTGGTAAACAGAGTACATGGTAAACAGAGTACTTAGTAATCAGAGTACATGGTAAACAGAGTTCTTGGTAAACCGAGTACTTAGTAATCAGAGTACTTGGTAAACAGAGTACTTGGTAATCAGAGTACTTGGTAAACAGAGTACATGGTAAACAGAGTACTTAGTAATCAGAGTACATGGTAAACAGAGTACTTGGTAATCAGAGTACATGGTAAACAGAGTACTTGGTAAACCGAGTACTTAGTAATCAGAGTACTTGGTAAACAGAGTACATGGTAAACAGAGTACTTAGTAATCAGAGTACTTGGTAAACAGAGTACAGAGTACTTGGTATACAGAGTACTTGGTAATCAGAGTACTTGGTAAATAGAGTACTTGGTAATCAGAGTACTTGGTGAGCAGAGTACTTGGTAATCAGAGTACTTGGTAAACAGAGTACTTGGTAAACAGAGTACTTGGTAATCAGAGTACtcgttgtgtgttttattttttcaatgcaaacaaatgcaaaaagaaaactgtgacttttacttttcgTTGGTTCCATCTTGAAGGAGATAAACGCTTTAATGTTGGGgaaccttctcttcttctcttcttctcttcttctctttcctctcttcttctctttcctcttctctcttccttcttcttctctcttctctctcttctcttctcttctcttctcttcttctcttcttctctttccctctcttcctcttctctctttcctctcttctcttcttctctcttcttctcttcttctcttcttctctttcctctcttcttctctttcttctctttcctctcttcttctcttcttctctttcttctctttcctctcttcttctcttctctttcttctcttcgttctctttcctctcttcttctctttcttctctttcctctcttcttctctttcctctcttcttctctttcttctcttcgttctctttcctctttcttctctttcttctctttcttctctttcttctctttcctctcttcttctctttcttctctttcttctc
The Pseudoliparis swirei isolate HS2019 ecotype Mariana Trench chromosome 16, NWPU_hadal_v1, whole genome shotgun sequence DNA segment above includes these coding regions:
- the mc4r gene encoding melanocortin receptor 4, which translates into the protein MNATGDDGLLLGFRNRSRASGAAPSPALGGRAPSPAGCSEQLPISTEVFLALGVVSLLENVLVVAAIAKNKNLHSPMYLFICSLAVADMLVSVSNASETVVIALIDGGGLAVPAPLVKSLDNVFDSLICSSLLASIWSLLAIAVDRYVTIFYALRYHSIVTLRRALLAVGGIWTCCAACGVLFIVYSESAAVLVCLIAMFFAMLALMASLYVHMFLLARLHVRRIAALPGNAPVRQRANMKGAVTLTILLGVFVVCWAPFFLHLVLMLACPRNPYCACFMSHFNMYLILIMCNSVIDPVIYAFRSREMRKTFREICCCSHGLLCV